In a genomic window of bacterium:
- a CDS encoding hydrogenase maturation nickel metallochaperone HypA: protein MLDKLLHRLDYSGLEDIALARVEPFGLHLFEVIFYAFLLLLGLFALRSLLRALAMVIIPPKRELFTETPIDFDVEFAECASCGWTGEVPAFRRRCPKCGSTTLI, encoded by the coding sequence ATGCTGGACAAGCTTTTGCACCGGCTCGACTATTCGGGACTCGAGGACATCGCTCTTGCGCGCGTGGAGCCTTTCGGATTGCACCTGTTCGAAGTGATTTTTTACGCGTTCCTTTTACTGCTGGGTCTTTTTGCCCTGCGTTCGCTATTGCGCGCGCTGGCGATGGTTATCATTCCGCCCAAGCGCGAGCTTTTCACCGAGACGCCGATCGACTTCGACGTCGAGTTCGCGGAGTGCGCCTCGTGCGGGTGGACCGGCGAGGTCCCGGCCTTCCGCCGCCGCTGTCCCAAGTGCGGCTCGACCACGTTGATCTGA